A region of Selenomonadales bacterium 4137-cl DNA encodes the following proteins:
- a CDS encoding S24 family peptidase produces MENKLSVGQLFKDLRIKAGYKTQKELSVASGVSQTTLSRIEADIQKPLPNTLMALSKYLRVSYAELMINAGYFNGMSEEKKELVADFFDDHSRLTNAIENAIITISKRGKYSDEFSREVIDLIEVESRNFRQKHEVSFAYTPGGIRKILNELDLDIDSKIDFLAMLNRVKDKQASLLEHRDNDDTTIPVLGKVRPDVPLLDEANWEEQTQHPEGIKADFAARAAGYNMLYAGILDGDMILFRECLEPYNGEVVAIRYLNEITNINLRYFIKKDGQVLLRSANPEYEDIELNGDYQIIGVMVGLIRESPPSLFDYEFMLTAKSEVNDRWTKTIMSATELGVTPEAIQNMIEMHVTMALNLTKKK; encoded by the coding sequence TTGGAAAACAAACTCAGCGTGGGACAACTCTTTAAGGATCTCAGGATTAAAGCTGGGTATAAAACCCAAAAAGAATTATCGGTTGCATCAGGTGTGTCTCAAACCACTTTATCCCGCATTGAGGCTGATATACAAAAGCCCTTACCCAACACCTTAATGGCACTGTCAAAGTATTTGCGGGTGAGCTATGCAGAATTAATGATCAATGCTGGCTACTTTAATGGGATGTCCGAAGAAAAAAAAGAACTTGTAGCGGATTTCTTCGATGACCATAGTCGACTAACCAATGCAATAGAAAACGCAATAATTACCATCTCCAAACGCGGAAAGTATTCTGACGAATTTTCCCGGGAAGTCATAGACTTGATCGAAGTGGAATCCCGCAACTTTCGCCAAAAGCATGAAGTATCTTTCGCTTATACTCCTGGTGGAATTAGAAAGATATTGAATGAGCTCGATCTAGATATTGACTCTAAAATCGACTTTCTTGCGATGCTAAACCGCGTTAAGGATAAACAAGCCTCTCTCTTAGAACACAGAGATAATGACGATACCACAATACCCGTTCTCGGTAAGGTTCGGCCTGATGTTCCACTATTGGACGAAGCCAATTGGGAAGAACAAACACAGCACCCTGAAGGTATTAAAGCAGACTTCGCTGCAAGGGCCGCCGGATATAACATGCTCTACGCCGGCATTCTTGATGGTGACATGATCTTGTTTCGTGAATGCCTAGAGCCTTATAACGGAGAAGTTGTTGCGATTCGTTACCTTAACGAAATTACGAATATCAATCTAAGATACTTCATAAAAAAAGATGGCCAAGTATTGCTGCGCTCGGCCAATCCAGAATATGAAGATATTGAATTAAATGGGGACTATCAAATAATTGGAGTTATGGTTGGTCTTATCCGCGAATCCCCGCCATCCTTATTTGATTACGAATTCATGCTCACTGCAAAGTCTGAAGTTAATGATCGTTGGACAAAAACGATTATGTCTGCAACAGAACTTGGCGTAACGCCAGAAGCTATTCAAAACATGATAGAAATGCATGTTACCATGGCATTAAACCTTACCAAGAAAAAATAG
- a CDS encoding helix-turn-helix domain-containing protein, translated as MSSKAIMQSITTEELPDILTAKHISEHLHISKRRVYELLQISPSIGGIKSFTFGRSVRARKDDYLKWLDVLNGNCQVIPTSFNSVTKSNHK; from the coding sequence ATGAGTTCAAAAGCTATAATGCAAAGCATTACAACAGAAGAACTCCCCGATATCCTCACGGCTAAGCATATCAGTGAACATCTTCATATTTCAAAGCGACGGGTGTATGAATTACTTCAAATATCGCCTTCTATAGGCGGAATAAAAAGCTTTACTTTTGGACGGTCAGTTCGCGCTCGGAAAGATGATTATTTGAAATGGTTGGATGTCCTTAACGGCAACTGTCAAGTAATCCCGACGAGCTTCAATTCTGTGACCAAAAGTAATCATAAATAA
- a CDS encoding DUF2800 domain-containing protein → MSEHALLSASSAKRWINCPPSARIESTMPEQQSLFATEGSFAHDVAHMLLAEYLGRVDPIGLAEWQYQLRSDSLWAEDLLDYVRIYVDLVIEKINAARAVSRDAVILLEQKLDYSLWAPGGFGTGDAVIYADGYCEVIDLKYGKGVSVSAEENPQLRLYGLGALNRPDAHLYSIENVTMTIVQPRLDSITSETISADDLLIWAQDEVRPKALLAWEGKGEYCAGEWCRFCKIKHTCRTRAADALALEAYGRTKPQLLTVTEIADILGKAELLISWASDIKSWALEQAERHHVTYPGWKLVEGRSNRAYVDRAQVATRLLDAGFKSEMIHKDPELLGITEMERLLGKKQFAELLEGLIIKPAGKPTLAPDSDRRPAINSLEAAIADFADQEANL, encoded by the coding sequence ATGAGTGAACACGCCCTGCTCTCGGCCTCCAGTGCCAAACGCTGGATAAATTGCCCGCCGAGCGCCAGAATCGAAAGCACGATGCCCGAACAGCAGAGCCTTTTCGCCACCGAGGGCAGCTTCGCCCATGATGTCGCGCACATGTTGCTGGCCGAGTATCTGGGTCGCGTTGACCCTATCGGCCTGGCGGAATGGCAGTACCAGCTGCGCTCCGATTCACTCTGGGCGGAGGATTTGCTGGATTATGTCCGGATATATGTGGACCTGGTTATTGAAAAAATCAACGCCGCCAGGGCCGTGTCCCGCGACGCGGTGATTCTCCTGGAGCAAAAACTGGACTATTCCCTTTGGGCGCCTGGTGGCTTCGGAACCGGCGACGCCGTGATTTACGCGGATGGTTACTGTGAGGTCATTGATTTGAAGTACGGGAAAGGCGTTTCGGTCAGCGCGGAGGAGAATCCGCAGCTGCGGCTCTACGGCCTGGGTGCCCTCAATCGTCCGGACGCCCATCTCTACAGCATTGAAAACGTGACCATGACCATCGTGCAGCCGCGCCTGGACAGCATCACCAGCGAAACCATAAGCGCCGACGATCTGCTCATCTGGGCACAGGATGAGGTAAGGCCCAAGGCCCTCCTTGCCTGGGAAGGTAAAGGCGAATACTGCGCCGGTGAATGGTGCCGGTTTTGTAAAATCAAGCACACCTGCCGGACCCGCGCCGCCGATGCCCTGGCCCTGGAAGCCTACGGCCGCACTAAACCCCAGCTGCTAACGGTTACTGAAATTGCCGACATTCTGGGAAAGGCCGAGCTACTTATCTCCTGGGCGTCCGACATCAAGAGTTGGGCGCTCGAACAGGCCGAGCGACACCACGTTACTTATCCTGGCTGGAAGTTGGTCGAAGGCCGCAGCAACAGGGCTTACGTCGACCGGGCACAGGTGGCCACGCGGCTGCTGGACGCGGGCTTTAAGTCCGAAATGATCCACAAGGACCCGGAACTGCTGGGCATTACCGAAATGGAGCGGCTGCTCGGAAAGAAACAGTTTGCGGAACTGCTGGAAGGTCTAATCATAAAGCCGGCCGGCAAACCAACTCTGGCACCCGATTCCGACCGGCGGCCTGCGATCAACTCCCTGGAAGCGGCTATCGCCGACTTCGCCGACCAGGAGGCAAACCTTTGA
- a CDS encoding DUF5664 domain-containing protein, with translation MKLITQTTTWVPGVGPDAPTVVNGKGAKQSKCLYKFTDFDPRHVLRVAAVSAKGFTKYGPRNYLGIPTLEHIDHALTHINAFLAGDPQEDHLAHAICRLYFAMATKELDADQAPAAEGCAHMTESCPAVCKSDSDDPCPVPWTRAMIEAINTKREFLK, from the coding sequence TTGAAACTGATTACACAAACCACCACATGGGTTCCCGGCGTCGGGCCTGACGCGCCCACCGTGGTAAACGGGAAGGGCGCCAAACAGTCCAAGTGCCTTTATAAGTTCACCGATTTCGACCCGCGCCATGTTCTCCGGGTGGCCGCCGTGTCCGCCAAGGGCTTCACCAAATACGGACCGAGGAACTACCTAGGAATCCCGACCCTGGAGCATATCGACCACGCTCTCACACACATTAATGCGTTCCTGGCCGGTGATCCGCAAGAGGACCACCTGGCCCACGCCATCTGCAGACTTTACTTCGCCATGGCGACGAAAGAGTTAGACGCCGATCAGGCGCCGGCCGCCGAGGGCTGCGCTCACATGACCGAATCCTGCCCGGCGGTCTGTAAATCCGATTCAGACGATCCCTGTCCGGTTCCCTGGACCCGCGCAATGATCGAAGCAATAAACACAAAAAGGGAGTTTTTGAAATAA
- a CDS encoding DUF2815 family protein — MAVKPQPTKLVTGKVRLSYAFLTAPKKNDAGEDVWSCQVLIPKSDTATIEKYKACIAAVKASPAAVGKWGGKVPGELKLPLRDGDASADEFPERKGCWFFNANAYEAPKLVDANLQPIMDASEIYSGIYGRVSVNFFAFNNSGNKGIGVGLNSVQKLKDGEPLGGVRSKPEEDFGDGFEDDDDFLD; from the coding sequence ATGGCTGTAAAACCGCAACCCACCAAACTGGTCACCGGCAAGGTCCGCCTCTCTTATGCCTTCTTGACCGCTCCGAAGAAAAACGACGCCGGGGAAGATGTCTGGAGCTGCCAGGTGCTGATCCCCAAGAGCGATACCGCCACCATCGAGAAGTACAAAGCCTGTATCGCCGCCGTCAAGGCCAGTCCGGCTGCCGTCGGCAAGTGGGGCGGGAAGGTGCCCGGCGAGCTGAAGCTGCCGCTGCGCGATGGCGATGCCAGCGCCGACGAATTCCCGGAAAGAAAGGGTTGCTGGTTCTTCAATGCTAACGCCTACGAGGCGCCTAAACTCGTAGACGCTAACCTCCAGCCCATCATGGACGCCTCTGAAATCTACAGCGGCATTTATGGCCGCGTCAGCGTGAACTTCTTCGCCTTCAACAATTCGGGAAATAAGGGGATCGGCGTCGGCCTGAACTCAGTTCAGAAGCTCAAAGACGGCGAACCGCTCGGCGGCGTCCGCAGCAAACCGGAGGAAGACTTCGGCGACGGCTTCGAAGACGACGACGATTTCCTGGACTAA